A stretch of DNA from Brevibacterium sp. CBA3109:
CGCTCACGCCGCAGCCGATCGGGTCATCCCGACGGTGCTCGAACTGGGCGGAAAATCCGCGAACATCGTCTTCTCCGATGCCGATGTCGACGCAGCCATCCCGTCCCTGGTCCGTTCGGTCATCCAGAACGCCGGCCAGACCTGTTCGGCCGGTTCCCGACTCATCGTCGCCCAGGACGTCCACGCCGAGGTGGTCGAGAAGATGGCGGCCGCGATGGAGAAGGTGACCATCGGCTACGGCATCGACGACCCCATGCTCGGGCCCCTGATCTCGACGAAGCAGCAGTCCCGCGTCGAAGGGTTCCTCTCCGACATCGGCAACGCCCAGATCGTCACCGGCGGGACCAGGCCCGAGGGCCTCGCCGAGGACCTCGTCGGTGGCGCCTTCATCACTCCGACGCTTGTCGACAATGTGTCCCCGGGCTCGAGGATCGCGCAGGAGGAGGTCTTCGGCCCCGTCGTCGTGGCCATGACCTTCGGCGACGAAGAAGAAGCGATCTCCCTGGCAAACGGCACCGACTACGGCTTGGTCTCGGCCCTGTGGACACAGAACATCTCCCGAGCTCATCGGGTCGCCGCCGAGGTGGAGGCCGGGCAGATCTTCGTCAACACCTACGGTGCCGGCGGGGGAGTGGAACTGCCCTTCGGCGGATTCAAGAAGTCCGGCTATGGCCGCGAGAAGTCCATCGAAGCCTTCGACGAGTACACGCAGACGAAGACCGTCGTCGTGAAGCTGTGAAATCGTGACGCTGTGAAACCGGCAGATCGCGGTCGTCGATGACTCCTGCAGTCCTCGGACTGGTGCTGTTCGCCTCGGTGGCCCATGCCCTGTGGAACATTGCTGCGAAGTCCGTCTCCGGTAAGGGCTATGCCTTCGTGCTGGCCTATCACGGGCTGTCGGCGATCCTCCTGGCCCCGATCGCGGTCTGGCTGCTGGTCTCCGGAACACACGAGTTCAGCCTGGGACTCCTCAGTGCCGCAGTGCTCAGCGCAAGCTTCCACATCGCATACTCGGTGGCCCTGCAATCCGGCTACGACCATGCTCCGCTGGGCGTCGTCTATCCCACGGCGCGCGGGGTCGGTCCGATCATCACGATCATCATCGCGGTGCTGTTCCTGGGTGAGCGGCCCACCCCACCGGAGAGCATCGGCGCCTTCATCGTCCTTGCCGGCATCGCGGTCGTGACGGTGCGTCCGCGAGGTGCAGGCTTCAGGGCAAACAGCCACGGCTCTCATAGCCACGGCATAGGGCGCGGTCTGGCTTGGGGCGCGCTGATCGGAACCTTCATCGCCTCCTACACCTTGTGGGATGACTTCGCCGTCAACCACATCACCGACTCACCGCTGCTCTACTTCGCTGTTTCCGAGGCCTGTGTCGCAGTCATCATGGCCTTGGGCATCGTGGCGCTCCCCGGCGGTGCGGGGCGTCGCGGGGACGTCACATCGATCCTGGCCGAGCACAAGCCAGCCCTGGTCACCGTGGCCATCCTGTCCCCGTTGGCGTACCTGCTCGTCCTCTTCGCAATGCAGCAGGCACCGGTGTCCCTCGTGGCTCCTGTGCGAGAGACCTCGATCATCGTCGGCACGCTGCTGGCCTGGTGGTTCTTCGGGGAGAAGAACATCGGCATGAAGCTGACCGGCGCGGTGGTCGTCGTCGCCGGCATCGGTCTCATCGCGCTGGGGTGAGGCTGATGCCAGCGGTCAGGAGGATGGTGCTGCGCCTCAACGCGCCAGCAGCCAGCGCCCCAGCGTCACGGCAGGGACGTTGTCAGCGCCTCTTCGCCGGCTTTCGGCGGAGTACGCGCACCACTCGTGTGGGGCACACAGAGTGTGAGAGTACGGCCTGGGAGGTCGACCCGAGGATTGTTGACACGAAACCGCCGCGACCGCGGGAACCGATGACCATGAGTTCGGCGCTGTAGGTGGCACTGATGAGCACCTCGGTGGCGGGGGCATCGAAGATCGACCAGCGAACGTCAACCTCGGGGAACTCTTCCCTGAGGGACTTCACGGCTTCTTCCAGCGAGGTCACGGCTTCGTCGTACATCTTCACAAGGTGTACTTCGCTGGGCATCCATTCCGGCGAGAGCACGTGGGCGGCCGTGATGCCGACCAGGTGCAGGGGCCGACCATAGATCCGAGCCTGCACGGCGGCGTCGCGCAGGACCGGGCCGTCGGTCTCGAAAGGATCGATCGCGGCGACGACCTCACCGCTGAAGTCGGTGCCGCTGTCGCCGGATCCGGCGGTGGCCGTCCGCGCGCCGGAGGAGCGTACAGGCGGGTCGATCAACAGGGGCCTCTCGGGCATCGGGCGTTGGGGCCACGTGCTGGGGATGACCACGGTGGGGCAATGAGCGTGCGCGGGCATCGCCAGGGCCACAGACCCCAGCAGGCGGCCGGCGAAACCACCACGACCGCGGGCGCCGATGACGGCGAGATCGGCGTTCTTCGAGTTGTCGACCAGCGCTCCAGAGGCATCCCCGGGAGAGACCACCGTCGACACCGGCACCGAGGCGTCGGTGACGGTTCGGGCGCTGTCATCGACGAGTTTCTGCACCGACCTCTTGATTGCTGTGTCGAAATCGGTCGGGTAGACGATGTCCGCTTGGGTCATATTGACACCGGGAACGGTGTACGCCGCCACGAGGCGAATCTCAGAAGCGGTCAGCTGCGCATGTCTGATCGCCCACTGCAGTGCGCCTTGGCTGTTGGCGGAGCCGTCGACTCCGACGATGATCGTATGGGACATGTCCACCCCTATGTGAGAAGCCGTACTGTGCTTGTCTCCATCTTATGGGATTGCCCGGATAACTGCCTGGGAGTCGGCGGAAGAGTTCTCGACTAGACTGTCCGCGACTTGATGTGCGGGCACTATGGGCCCGCCACCGACACCGTTGCTCGAGGAGATCATGAAGGACCAGATCGACGTCGCCGTTCGTCGCAGCCCCAAGTACTCGGTATTCATGGGACTCGGTGCGATCCTCGGTGTCCTCGTCGCGGGTGTACTCACGCTCCTCGTCGATCCCGAAGCGATGCCCACCGGTTACACCGTGGCCAAGGGAGCGGGACTGCTCCTTCTCATCCTCGCCGTGGGCGGATTGTTCCTCGGCGGGCTTCTGGCGGTGATCCTGGACTGGCTGGGTCGGAGGAAGGCACGCAAGTACCGCGTCGACGCGGAGATCGACATGGTCGACGATCCCAAGGAGATCGCGCGTCGTCGTATCGCCGAAGCCAACGGCGAAGATCCCGACGCCAGTGTCACCTCGGACGACACCTCGGCAGGGGAGACCCTCGGAGGCAATCGCTCCGACAACGACAGCGCTGACGACGAGCCCCGGAACGGATCCTCGAGTACCGGAGTCTGATCAACTTGTGAAGTGGGGCTCACCGATGTGAGAGAATCCTTCATGTGGCAAGAGGAGACGGGCAACTAACGCACGAAATCGACCCCCTGGACCGCGGACCTCAGGATGCTTGTGGAGTATTCGGAGTCTGGGCACCAGGCGAGGAGATCGCCAAACTCACCTACTTCGGGCTCTATGCTCTGCAGCACCGCGGACAGGAGTCCGCGGGCATCGCTGCCAGCAATGGCAAGCAGATCCTGATCTACCGCGACATGGGCCTGGTCTCACAGGTCTTCCACGAACGCGATCTCGAACTTCTGCAGGGCCACATCGCACTCGGGCACACGCGCTACTCGACGACCGGTTCGCCGTCATTCGAGAACGCACAGCCCACGCTGGGCCCCACGCCGTTCGGCACCGTGGCGTTGGCGCACAACGGCAACCTGACGAACTTCGACGAGCTCGAGGCTCTGGCCGACGGTCGTCGCGACGATGCCGACAAAGTCGTCAAGGACGCGACGAAGAAGGTCACCCGAACTCGGCCCTTCCGCGACTCCTCCAATGACACTTCCCTGGTCACAGAACTCTTCGCCACCGAAGAGGGCGAGAACCTCACCGAGGCGGCACTGAACCTCCTGCCCAAGGTCGAAGGTGCGTTCTCACTGGCCTTCATGGACGAGAACACCCTCTACGCTGCACGTGATCGCCACGGGGTCAGGCCGCTGTCGCTGGGGCGAATGGAGAACGGCTGGGTCGTGGCCTCTGAGACCGCGGCGCTTGACATCGTGGGCGCCTCCTTCGTGCGCGATGTCGAACCGGGCGAACTCATCGCCATCGACGAAGACGGTCTGCGCTCCTTCCGATTCGCCGAACAGGACCAGGCCCGCTGCGTCTTCGAATACGTGTATCTGGCCCGGCCAGACAGTGTGCTCAACGGCAAGACCGTGCATGCAGCCAGAACCCAGATGGGCCGCCAGCTGGCCGACGAGTTTCCCGTCGATGCCGATCTCGTCATCGCCACCCCGGAATCGGGAACGCCGGCCGCCGTCGGCTATGCCGAACGATCCGGCATCCCCTTCGGTCAGGGGCTGATGAAGAACGCCTATGTCGGCCGCACATTCATCCAGCCCTCGGACACCCTGCGACAGCGCGGCATCCGACTCAAACTCAATCCGCTGCGCGAGAACATCGAAGGCAAACGGCTCGTCGTCGTCGATGACTCGATCGTGCGCGGAAACACTCAGCGTGCCCTCGTCCGGATGCTGCGCGAAGCCGGAGCGAAGGAGATCCATGTGCGCATCTCCTCGCCACCGGTCAAGTGGCCCTGCTTCTACGGCATCGACTTCGCGACCCGGGCCGAGCTCATTGCCAACGGCCTGAATATGGACGAGATCCGTGACAACCTCGGCGCCGACTCCCTGGGATACATCTCCCTCGATGGGATGATCGAAGCCACCCAGCAGGAGCGCAGCCAACTGTGCACCGCCTGCTTCTCAGGCGTTTACCCGATTCCTGTCAACAACACCCCCGCCGACAAAGGATGTTGAGTTGAGCACCGATCCAGCTAAGTCCACCACCTATGCCGCTGCCGGCGTCGACGTCGAGGCCGGTGACCGCGCCGTCGAACTGATGAAGTCCGCAGTTGCAGCCACCCACAACGCGAATGTCGTCGGCGAGGTGGGCGGTTTCGCCGGACTCTTCGACGTCTCAGTGTTCAAGGACTTCGACCGTCCGCTGCTGGCCTCGTCCACCGATGGCGTGGGCACGAAGGTCGCGATCGCGCAGGCTCTCGACAAGCACGACACCATTGGATACGACCTGGTGGGCATGGTCGTCGATGACATCATCGTGTGCGGTGCCAAGCCTCTGTTCATGACCGACTACATCGCCTGCGGCAAGGTCGTGGCCGAACGCATCGCCGACATCGTGCGCGGCATCGCCGAGGCGTGCGCCAGCGCCGATGTCGCACTGGTCGGCGGGGAGACCGCCGAACACCCGGGCCTGCTCGGAGTCGACGACTACGATGTCGCGGGTGCCGCGACCGGTGTCGTCGAAGCGTCCAAACTGCTGGGACCTGAGAAGGTGGCCGCCGGTGACGTGCTCATCGGGTTGCCATCTTCTGGCATCCACTCGAACGGGTACTCCCTGGTCAGACACATCATCGCCGAGGCGGGCTGGGGACTGGATCGCAACGTGCCGGAATTCGGTCGCACTCTGGGGGAAGAGCTCCTCGTCCCCACCCACGTCTACACCGCTGAACTCAACGCCCTGTTCTCTGCTCTGCCCGATGCCGTGCATGCGGTCTCGCACGTCACCGGCGGGGGACTGTCTGCCAATGTGGCGCGCGTGCTGCCGAAGGGCCTCGTGGCGAAGATGTCGCGGGCGTCGTGGGAGATCCCTCCGGTCTTCTCCACCCTCGGCGATCTGGGCGGAGTCCCACAGGAAGACCGTGAACGGACCTGGAATCTCGGCGTCGGCATGGTCCTCGTGTCCTCTGCTGCGTCCGTCGACAGCGTGCTCGCAGCCTGCCCCGGCTCATGGGTGCTCGGCGATGTCAGCGTCGACGACGGTTCACTGGCTTCGGAACTCGACTATGTCCAAGGCGCCAAGGGCGTCGACGGCGGAGCCGCAATCCTCGGCTGAGGGCGTGGCGTGAGCGTGGGCGTGGCGTGAGCGGACTTCGTGCCGGCCGACGCGCTTCGCGGTACACGCGCTTCGCCTCGGCTCCCGTTGGCTTGCGGATCGTCCCGGAAGCTCTAAAGCGTCCCCTCGGCTCCAAAACGTCTCGTTGCTGAGGTTGTCGGTGGAACT
This window harbors:
- the purM gene encoding phosphoribosylformylglycinamidine cyclo-ligase, which translates into the protein MSTDPAKSTTYAAAGVDVEAGDRAVELMKSAVAATHNANVVGEVGGFAGLFDVSVFKDFDRPLLASSTDGVGTKVAIAQALDKHDTIGYDLVGMVVDDIIVCGAKPLFMTDYIACGKVVAERIADIVRGIAEACASADVALVGGETAEHPGLLGVDDYDVAGAATGVVEASKLLGPEKVAAGDVLIGLPSSGIHSNGYSLVRHIIAEAGWGLDRNVPEFGRTLGEELLVPTHVYTAELNALFSALPDAVHAVSHVTGGGLSANVARVLPKGLVAKMSRASWEIPPVFSTLGDLGGVPQEDRERTWNLGVGMVLVSSAASVDSVLAACPGSWVLGDVSVDDGSLASELDYVQGAKGVDGGAAILG
- a CDS encoding universal stress protein; this encodes MSHTIIVGVDGSANSQGALQWAIRHAQLTASEIRLVAAYTVPGVNMTQADIVYPTDFDTAIKRSVQKLVDDSARTVTDASVPVSTVVSPGDASGALVDNSKNADLAVIGARGRGGFAGRLLGSVALAMPAHAHCPTVVIPSTWPQRPMPERPLLIDPPVRSSGARTATAGSGDSGTDFSGEVVAAIDPFETDGPVLRDAAVQARIYGRPLHLVGITAAHVLSPEWMPSEVHLVKMYDEAVTSLEEAVKSLREEFPEVDVRWSIFDAPATEVLISATYSAELMVIGSRGRGGFVSTILGSTSQAVLSHSVCPTRVVRVLRRKPAKRR
- a CDS encoding DMT family transporter — its product is MTPAVLGLVLFASVAHALWNIAAKSVSGKGYAFVLAYHGLSAILLAPIAVWLLVSGTHEFSLGLLSAAVLSASFHIAYSVALQSGYDHAPLGVVYPTARGVGPIITIIIAVLFLGERPTPPESIGAFIVLAGIAVVTVRPRGAGFRANSHGSHSHGIGRGLAWGALIGTFIASYTLWDDFAVNHITDSPLLYFAVSEACVAVIMALGIVALPGGAGRRGDVTSILAEHKPALVTVAILSPLAYLLVLFAMQQAPVSLVAPVRETSIIVGTLLAWWFFGEKNIGMKLTGAVVVVAGIGLIALG
- a CDS encoding aldehyde dehydrogenase family protein yields the protein MNAQITQTTSFIGGRHVPSLTTYANVDPATGEHLGDVSRGGADEVDRAVKAAARAQQEWKRSSTEQRSKLLVTTAEVIRANRDEMAALESEDTGKPLTQAYADVDVCARYFEFYGHTIESYYGRSIPMAEDMHVYTRREPYGVTGHIVAWNYPLQLIGRAAATSLATGNAAVAKPADETPRSTVRLAELIHSVGFPAGAFNVVTGKGSEAGAALAAHPGIAHLGFVGSTQVGSQIAHAAADRVIPTVLELGGKSANIVFSDADVDAAIPSLVRSVIQNAGQTCSAGSRLIVAQDVHAEVVEKMAAAMEKVTIGYGIDDPMLGPLISTKQQSRVEGFLSDIGNAQIVTGGTRPEGLAEDLVGGAFITPTLVDNVSPGSRIAQEEVFGPVVVAMTFGDEEEAISLANGTDYGLVSALWTQNISRAHRVAAEVEAGQIFVNTYGAGGGVELPFGGFKKSGYGREKSIEAFDEYTQTKTVVVKL
- the purF gene encoding amidophosphoribosyltransferase, with product MARGDGQLTHEIDPLDRGPQDACGVFGVWAPGEEIAKLTYFGLYALQHRGQESAGIAASNGKQILIYRDMGLVSQVFHERDLELLQGHIALGHTRYSTTGSPSFENAQPTLGPTPFGTVALAHNGNLTNFDELEALADGRRDDADKVVKDATKKVTRTRPFRDSSNDTSLVTELFATEEGENLTEAALNLLPKVEGAFSLAFMDENTLYAARDRHGVRPLSLGRMENGWVVASETAALDIVGASFVRDVEPGELIAIDEDGLRSFRFAEQDQARCVFEYVYLARPDSVLNGKTVHAARTQMGRQLADEFPVDADLVIATPESGTPAAVGYAERSGIPFGQGLMKNAYVGRTFIQPSDTLRQRGIRLKLNPLRENIEGKRLVVVDDSIVRGNTQRALVRMLREAGAKEIHVRISSPPVKWPCFYGIDFATRAELIANGLNMDEIRDNLGADSLGYISLDGMIEATQQERSQLCTACFSGVYPIPVNNTPADKGC